A portion of the Streptococcus urinalis 2285-97 genome contains these proteins:
- a CDS encoding cysteine desulfurase family protein: MIYFDNAATTIPYQDVLKTYQDVAMKIFGNPSSLHVLGTQASRILEASRKQIAELLNCDSEEIFFTSGGTESDNWAIKGIAFEKKAYGNHILISAIEHPAVMESAKWLSQQGFEIETIPVDDHGIVQVEALKNLIRPETILISVMAVNNEIGSVQPIKEISEVISNRPTITFHVDAVQAIGKIPKEEFLTSRVDLASFSGHKFHAPRGVGILYKKQGKSITPYLTGGGQEQHLRSTTENVAGIASLAKAMRLILEKQDQSITRISAMKSILLEELSQHHDVMIFSKKDNFAPNILTFGIKGIRGEVLVHAFEEHDIYISTTSACSSKAGKPAGTLIAMGIPVKDAQTAVRISLDDDNDMSQIEQFLTIFKQIYNKTKKVR; the protein is encoded by the coding sequence ATGATTTATTTTGACAATGCTGCAACGACAATACCATATCAAGATGTCTTAAAAACTTATCAAGATGTGGCAATGAAAATCTTTGGCAACCCTTCAAGCTTACATGTTTTGGGAACTCAAGCAAGTCGTATTTTAGAGGCTTCTCGTAAACAGATAGCAGAATTACTAAACTGTGACAGTGAAGAAATTTTTTTTACATCCGGTGGAACTGAAAGCGATAACTGGGCAATTAAAGGCATTGCATTTGAGAAAAAGGCTTATGGAAATCATATTCTAATCTCTGCAATAGAGCATCCAGCGGTCATGGAATCTGCAAAATGGCTAAGTCAACAAGGTTTTGAAATTGAAACTATTCCTGTTGATGACCATGGTATTGTTCAAGTTGAAGCTTTAAAGAACTTAATCAGACCTGAAACAATACTTATTTCTGTTATGGCTGTTAATAATGAAATTGGTTCTGTTCAACCCATAAAAGAAATCTCTGAAGTCATATCAAATAGACCAACTATTACTTTTCATGTTGATGCTGTTCAAGCTATTGGAAAAATTCCTAAAGAAGAGTTTTTAACTAGTCGCGTTGACTTGGCTTCGTTTTCAGGTCATAAATTTCATGCTCCAAGAGGAGTAGGCATCCTATATAAAAAACAAGGTAAGTCAATCACACCCTATTTAACAGGTGGTGGGCAAGAACAACACTTGCGGTCGACAACTGAAAATGTAGCTGGAATTGCAAGTTTAGCTAAGGCAATGAGATTGATTTTGGAAAAGCAAGACCAATCAATAACTAGAATTTCCGCCATGAAATCTATTTTATTAGAAGAATTGTCTCAACACCATGATGTGATGATTTTCTCTAAAAAAGACAATTTTGCTCCTAATATCTTAACCTTTGGAATCAAAGGGATAAGAGGAGAAGTGTTAGTTCATGCATTTGAAGAACATGATATCTATATTTCGACAACCAGTGCCTGTTCTTCAAAAGCTGGAAAACCTGCTGGAACATTAATTGCAATGGGAATACCTGTGAAAGATGCACAAACTGCTGTTAGAATTAGTCTTGATGATGATAATGACATGAGTCAAATAGAGCAATTTTTGACCATTTTTAAACAAATTTACAACAAAACGAAGAAAGTAAGATAA
- the thiI gene encoding tRNA uracil 4-sulfurtransferase ThiI, which translates to MQYSEIMVRHGELSTKGKNRMRFINKLKHNIEDVLSVFPEVKVSSDRDRTHVYLNGTDYEPVADALKKIFGIQGFSPVYKLEKDMNLIKSFVQTLMTDLYREGLTFKISSKRSDHHFELDSRELNHVLGDAVFEAVPNIKAQMKHPDINLKVEIRDEAVYISYEDIKGAGGLPVGTSGKGMLMISGGIDSPVAGYLSLKRGVDIEAVHFASPPYTSPGALKKAQDLTRKLTKFGGNIQFIEVPFTEIQEEIKAKAPEAYLMTLTRRFMMRITDRIREVRQGLVIINGESLGQVASQTLESMVAINAVTATPIVRPVVTMDKLEIIDLAQKIDTFDISIQPFEDCCTVFAPDRPKTNPKLHNAENYEKRMDVEGLIERAVNGIKITIITPHEEKDEIEHLINNLL; encoded by the coding sequence ATGCAATACTCAGAAATAATGGTAAGACATGGTGAATTGTCTACAAAAGGTAAGAATCGCATGCGGTTCATCAACAAACTGAAACATAATATCGAAGATGTTTTGTCTGTTTTTCCAGAAGTTAAAGTGTCTTCGGATCGCGACAGAACACATGTTTATTTGAATGGGACAGATTATGAACCAGTTGCAGATGCATTAAAAAAAATTTTTGGTATTCAAGGTTTTTCACCGGTCTATAAACTTGAAAAAGATATGAATTTGATAAAAAGTTTTGTACAGACTTTGATGACGGACCTTTATAGGGAAGGTTTGACTTTTAAGATTTCAAGTAAACGTAGTGACCATCACTTTGAACTAGATAGTAGAGAGTTGAATCATGTTTTAGGTGATGCTGTTTTTGAAGCAGTACCAAATATTAAGGCACAAATGAAACATCCTGATATCAATCTCAAAGTTGAAATTAGAGATGAAGCAGTTTATATTTCCTATGAAGATATAAAAGGTGCTGGTGGGTTACCTGTTGGTACTTCTGGAAAAGGGATGCTGATGATATCTGGAGGAATTGATTCTCCGGTTGCAGGCTATCTTTCACTAAAACGTGGTGTTGACATTGAAGCGGTTCACTTTGCAAGTCCACCTTATACTAGTCCGGGGGCCTTAAAAAAAGCACAAGATTTAACCCGGAAATTGACTAAATTTGGTGGCAATATTCAGTTTATTGAGGTTCCTTTTACAGAAATTCAAGAAGAAATTAAAGCAAAAGCACCAGAAGCTTATTTAATGACATTAACGAGACGCTTTATGATGCGCATTACAGACAGAATTCGAGAAGTGAGACAAGGCCTAGTCATTATAAATGGTGAAAGTTTAGGGCAAGTTGCTAGTCAGACTTTAGAGAGTATGGTTGCTATTAACGCAGTAACAGCTACACCTATTGTCAGGCCAGTTGTGACAATGGATAAATTAGAAATTATTGATTTAGCTCAAAAAATAGATACCTTTGATATTTCCATTCAACCTTTTGAAGATTGTTGTACGGTTTTTGCTCCAGATAGACCTAAAACAAATCCTAAATTACATAATGCTGAAAATTATGAAAAACGCATGGATGTTGAGGGTTTGATTGAAAGAGCAGTAAATGGCATTAAAATTACCATTATTACCCCTCATGAAGAAAAAGATGAGATTGAACATTTAATAAATAATCTTCTTTAA
- a CDS encoding CapA family protein: MNKDIDYSKLKKICLGIIVLTLVIGLGMDIFSGTKKVNQKASKDKSIKTARIMANGDILIHNVLYASAQKSDGTYDFNPYFEYVKDRISSADLAIGDYEGTISSDYPLAGYPLFNAPSQIADAIKNTGYDVIDLAHNHILDSGLDGAINTVNTFKKIGIDSIGVYTNKRSSKNILIKNVNGIKIAILGYSYGYNGMEANLSKSEYNNHMSDLKESKIRADLKEAEKKADITVVMPQMGTEYALQPTSEQKTLYHKMINWGADIIFGGHPHVVEPAETLRKNGQKKFIIYSMGNFISNQREETVDNIWTERGLLMDAVIQKKGNKTSIKSIKAHPTMVLAKGKGINGSEGYELFSYRTLILEDFIKGGKYRDKIDDATKARVDTAYKETNEHVNLVW, from the coding sequence ATGAATAAAGACATTGATTATAGTAAACTCAAAAAAATTTGTTTAGGAATTATCGTTTTAACCTTAGTTATAGGGTTAGGAATGGATATTTTTTCAGGTACTAAAAAGGTTAATCAAAAAGCATCAAAAGATAAATCTATTAAAACTGCCCGCATTATGGCCAATGGAGATATTTTAATTCATAATGTTTTGTATGCTAGTGCACAAAAATCTGATGGAACTTATGATTTTAATCCTTACTTTGAATACGTCAAAGATCGTATTTCATCTGCTGATTTGGCTATAGGTGATTATGAAGGAACAATCAGTTCAGACTATCCCCTTGCAGGTTACCCTTTATTTAATGCACCCAGTCAAATTGCTGATGCAATTAAAAATACGGGATATGACGTTATTGATTTAGCACATAATCATATTTTGGACTCAGGACTTGATGGAGCAATCAACACCGTAAATACATTCAAAAAAATTGGTATTGATAGTATAGGTGTATACACTAATAAAAGATCAAGCAAAAATATTCTAATAAAAAATGTAAATGGGATTAAAATAGCTATTTTGGGTTATTCATATGGTTATAATGGAATGGAAGCTAACTTGTCTAAATCTGAATACAATAACCATATGTCAGATTTAAAAGAATCAAAAATTAGAGCTGATTTGAAAGAAGCAGAAAAGAAAGCTGACATCACTGTCGTTATGCCACAAATGGGCACTGAATATGCCTTACAACCAACTTCAGAACAAAAGACACTTTATCATAAAATGATCAATTGGGGTGCCGATATTATTTTTGGTGGACATCCACATGTTGTTGAACCTGCAGAGACATTACGAAAAAATGGTCAAAAGAAATTTATCATATACTCTATGGGTAATTTTATTTCTAATCAAAGAGAAGAAACTGTTGATAATATTTGGACAGAGAGAGGTCTTTTGATGGATGCGGTTATTCAAAAAAAAGGTAATAAAACAAGCATAAAATCTATTAAAGCTCACCCTACAATGGTACTTGCTAAAGGTAAAGGCATTAATGGAAGTGAAGGTTATGAATTGTTTAGCTATAGAACTCTTATATTAGAAGATTTTATTAAAGGTGGTAAATATAGAGATAAAATTGATGATGCTACCAAAGCTAGAGTAGATACAGCATACAAAGAAACGAACGAACATGTCAACTTAGTATGGTAA
- the rplU gene encoding 50S ribosomal protein L21: MSTYAIIKTGGKQVKVEVGQAIYVEKLDVEAGSDVTFNEVVLVGGDKTVVGTPVVEGATVVGTVEKQGKQKKVVSYKYKPKKGSHRKQGHRQPYTKVVINAINA; the protein is encoded by the coding sequence ATGAGCACATACGCAATCATCAAAACTGGTGGAAAACAAGTTAAAGTTGAAGTTGGACAAGCAATCTATGTTGAAAAATTAGATGTTGAAGCTGGTTCAGATGTTACATTTAACGAAGTTGTTCTTGTCGGTGGTGACAAAACTGTTGTTGGGACTCCAGTTGTTGAAGGAGCTACTGTTGTCGGTACTGTTGAAAAACAAGGTAAACAAAAGAAAGTTGTATCTTACAAGTACAAACCTAAAAAAGGTAGTCACCGTAAACAAGGTCACCGTCAACCTTATACAAAAGTTGTCATCAACGCTATTAACGCATAA
- a CDS encoding ribosomal-processing cysteine protease Prp, producing the protein MIKATFTRDDNNHLTSVNITGHAGSGEYGFDIVCASVSTLAINFVNSLEVLLDCPYDLDINEIEGGYMNISILQGNNGEKVQLLFESFLLGMTNLAQNSSEFVKTKVI; encoded by the coding sequence ATGATTAAAGCAACTTTTACCCGTGATGATAACAATCATCTGACTAGCGTAAATATTACTGGACATGCTGGAAGTGGTGAATATGGCTTTGATATCGTTTGTGCATCTGTTAGTACACTAGCGATTAATTTTGTTAATTCATTAGAAGTACTTCTTGATTGTCCCTACGATTTAGATATCAATGAAATTGAAGGTGGGTATATGAATATATCTATCTTACAAGGCAACAATGGAGAAAAAGTTCAACTATTGTTTGAATCATTTCTTCTAGGTATGACAAATTTAGCTCAAAACTCTTCGGAGTTTGTTAAGACTAAAGTCATCTAA
- the rpmA gene encoding 50S ribosomal protein L27 has translation MLKLNLENLQLFAHKKGGGSTSNGRDSQAKRLGAKAADGQTVSGGSILYRQRGTHIYPGANVGRGGDDTLFAKVEGVVRFERKGRDKKQVSVYPIAK, from the coding sequence ATGTTAAAATTGAATCTTGAAAACTTACAACTTTTCGCCCACAAAAAAGGTGGAGGTTCTACATCAAATGGTCGTGATTCACAAGCAAAACGTCTTGGCGCTAAAGCAGCTGATGGACAAACTGTTTCAGGTGGATCAATTCTTTACCGTCAACGCGGAACACATATCTATCCAGGAGCTAATGTAGGTCGTGGTGGTGATGACACACTTTTTGCAAAAGTTGAAGGTGTTGTTCGTTTCGAACGTAAAGGTCGCGATAAAAAACAAGTTTCTGTTTACCCAATCGCAAAATAA
- a CDS encoding LysR family transcriptional regulator, giving the protein MNIQQLRYVVAIANSGTFREAATKLFVSQPSLSVAIRDLEAELGFQIFKRSTTGAVLTTEGMVFYEKSMEVVKSFDSFEKRFSQHSSEKDVFSVASQHYDFLAPIMTLFSSKMSDFKHFRLFESTTIQILDEVSQGNSEIGIIYLNHNNSNGLMQRLDKLGLEFFELIPFKTHIYVRKDHPLTMKEEVVPKDLVGLPTVRFTQEKDEYLYYSENFMDTSESSHFYHVSDRATLNGILERTDAYATGSGFLDDRSVNGITVIPLNDNLGNRMVYVKRRDKNLSSYATQFITIMSDYFKQYSPKENE; this is encoded by the coding sequence ATGAACATTCAACAGTTAAGATATGTTGTCGCTATAGCCAATTCAGGGACTTTCAGAGAAGCAGCTACTAAATTATTTGTAAGTCAACCAAGTCTTTCTGTTGCAATCCGTGATTTAGAGGCAGAACTAGGCTTTCAAATTTTTAAACGAAGTACGACTGGTGCGGTACTAACTACAGAAGGAATGGTTTTTTATGAAAAATCTATGGAAGTCGTAAAAAGCTTTGATTCTTTTGAAAAACGCTTTTCTCAACATAGTTCTGAAAAGGATGTTTTTTCAGTTGCTAGTCAGCATTATGATTTTCTTGCACCCATTATGACATTATTTTCTTCTAAAATGAGTGATTTTAAACATTTTAGATTATTTGAATCTACGACCATTCAAATACTTGATGAAGTTTCTCAAGGAAATAGTGAGATTGGTATTATTTATTTGAATCATAATAATAGTAATGGTTTAATGCAAAGATTGGATAAACTTGGACTTGAATTTTTTGAACTTATTCCCTTTAAAACCCATATTTATGTCAGAAAAGACCATCCATTAACAATGAAAGAAGAAGTTGTACCCAAAGACCTTGTTGGTTTACCAACAGTTCGTTTTACCCAAGAAAAAGATGAATACCTTTATTATTCTGAAAACTTTATGGACACATCAGAAAGTTCCCACTTTTACCATGTTTCAGATAGGGCGACACTAAATGGTATTCTTGAGAGAACTGATGCTTATGCTACTGGATCTGGATTTCTGGATGATCGCAGTGTCAATGGGATAACTGTTATTCCATTGAATGACAATTTAGGTAATCGGATGGTTTACGTAAAACGGCGTGATAAAAATCTTTCATCATATGCCACTCAATTTATTACAATTATGTCTGATTATTTTAAACAATATAGCCCTAAGGAGAATGAATGA
- the lspA gene encoding signal peptidase II, with translation MKYLKWFVLVSLLIILDQISKLWIVEHIALNKIKTVIPNIVSLTYLRNYGAAFSILQNQQWLFSLITIVVITAAIYYLIKQKNASLWMKLALILIISGGIGNFIDRLRLGYVVDMVHLDFINFAIFNVADSYLSIGVFLLVLALWREEDETKN, from the coding sequence ATGAAATATTTAAAATGGTTTGTTTTAGTTAGTTTATTAATTATTTTGGACCAAATCAGTAAATTATGGATTGTCGAACATATAGCACTAAATAAAATAAAAACAGTTATTCCAAATATAGTAAGTTTAACTTACCTTAGAAATTATGGAGCTGCTTTTTCGATACTACAGAATCAACAATGGCTTTTTAGTCTCATTACTATTGTTGTTATCACAGCAGCTATTTATTACCTTATTAAACAAAAAAATGCAAGTCTTTGGATGAAATTAGCACTAATTTTAATTATTTCTGGAGGAATTGGGAACTTTATTGACCGACTACGATTAGGTTATGTTGTTGATATGGTTCATCTGGATTTTATTAACTTTGCCATTTTTAATGTGGCTGATTCCTATTTGTCAATTGGTGTTTTTTTACTAGTTTTAGCATTATGGAGAGAAGAAGATGAAACTAAAAATTAG
- a CDS encoding RluA family pseudouridine synthase, producing the protein MKLKISQGGQRLDKTLADESPLSRAQANEMIKKGQVLVDGQLKKAKYITSKNQIVEFELPEEESLDYEAEEMPLELIYEDSDVAVINKPQGMVVHPSAGYSSGTLVNALLFHIKDLSSINGVIRPGIVHRIDKDTSGLLMIAKNNEAHHALAQELKAKKSLRKYIAIVHGNLPNDLGVIEAPIGRSEKDRKKQAVTSKGKDALTRFKVLERFGDYTLVELSLETGRTHQIRVHMAYIGHPIAGDPLYGPRKTLKGNGQFLHAETLGFTHPISQELMTFSVEPPQIFKDTLEKLRSKRDMK; encoded by the coding sequence ATGAAACTAAAAATTAGTCAAGGTGGTCAGAGATTAGATAAGACATTAGCTGATGAAAGCCCCTTATCACGAGCTCAAGCAAATGAGATGATAAAAAAAGGTCAGGTGCTTGTTGATGGGCAATTAAAAAAAGCAAAGTACATTACTAGTAAAAATCAAATTGTTGAATTTGAATTACCTGAAGAAGAAAGTCTTGATTATGAAGCTGAAGAGATGCCTTTAGAACTCATATATGAAGATTCTGACGTTGCTGTTATTAATAAACCACAAGGAATGGTTGTTCATCCTTCAGCTGGATATTCTTCAGGGACACTGGTTAATGCATTGCTTTTTCATATAAAAGATCTTTCCAGTATTAATGGTGTTATTAGACCAGGGATTGTTCACAGAATTGACAAAGACACATCAGGTTTATTAATGATAGCAAAAAATAACGAAGCGCATCACGCTTTAGCTCAAGAACTAAAGGCTAAAAAGTCTTTAAGAAAGTATATTGCAATTGTTCATGGTAATCTTCCAAATGACTTGGGTGTTATCGAAGCTCCAATTGGTAGAAGTGAAAAAGATCGAAAAAAACAAGCAGTGACATCAAAGGGTAAAGATGCTCTGACACGCTTTAAAGTATTAGAGCGTTTCGGTGACTATACATTAGTAGAATTAAGTTTAGAAACTGGTCGTACACACCAAATAAGAGTTCACATGGCATATATTGGTCATCCTATAGCTGGGGATCCATTGTATGGGCCAAGAAAAACGTTAAAAGGAAATGGTCAATTTTTACATGCTGAAACACTAGGTTTTACACACCCTATTAGTCAAGAGTTAATGACTTTTTCAGTTGAACCGCCTCAAATTTTTAAAGATACTTTAGAAAAATTAAGATCTAAAAGAGACATGAAATAA
- the pyrR gene encoding bifunctional pyr operon transcriptional regulator/uracil phosphoribosyltransferase PyrR: protein MKSKEIVDQVTMKRAITRITYEIIERNKNLNNIVLGGIKTRGVYLAQRIQDRLKQLENLDIPVAELDIKPYRDDTKSTEDTTVIPLNITGKDMILIDDVLYTGRTIRAAIDNVFSHGRPSRISLAVLVDRGHRELPIRPDYVGKNIPTSSSEEIIVNVLEVDGKDSVSIVEKA from the coding sequence ATGAAAAGTAAGGAAATCGTTGATCAAGTGACGATGAAACGAGCAATCACGCGAATTACTTATGAGATTATTGAGCGTAATAAAAATCTCAATAATATTGTATTAGGTGGGATTAAAACACGAGGTGTTTATTTAGCGCAACGGATTCAAGACCGATTAAAACAATTGGAAAATCTAGATATTCCTGTTGCTGAATTAGATATAAAACCATATCGCGATGATACAAAGTCGACTGAAGATACGACAGTAATACCCCTAAATATTACTGGAAAAGATATGATTTTGATTGATGATGTGCTTTATACAGGTCGAACGATTAGAGCTGCTATTGATAATGTGTTTAGTCATGGCAGACCTTCTAGGATTAGTCTAGCTGTTCTTGTTGACCGTGGTCATAGAGAATTGCCAATTCGTCCAGACTATGTTGGTAAAAACATACCAACTAGTAGTAGTGAAGAAATTATTGTCAATGTTCTTGAAGTTGATGGTAAAGATAGCGTAAGCATCGTTGAAAAAGCATAG
- a CDS encoding uracil-xanthine permease family protein, producing the protein MSQVSYDVNEMPKPGLLLGLSFQHLFAMFGSTVLVPILVGIDPSVALLSSGLGTLAHLSVTKYKIPAYMGSSFAYIAAMQLLMKTDGIAAVAQGAITGGLVYLIVALIVRSIGNAWIDKILPPIVVGPIVMVIGLSLASTAVSDVMNKNGHYNLLYLIIGLVTLLSVIFFNIYGKGIIGIIPILLGLIVGYVFAIIAGAVTGQEIVNFSQVASANWLSIPSISLPFISYGFKLYPSAILTMAPIAFVTMTEHFGHIMVLNSLTDRDYFKDPGLDHTLTGDGLAQIIAGFIGAPPVTSYGENIGVMALNKIFSVYVIAGAAVVAVLLSFIGKISALIQSIPTPVIGGISVALFGVIASSGLKILIEAKVDMDKKKNLLIASVILVSGIGGLMLEVAGLQISGVAFSTLLGIILYQILPDR; encoded by the coding sequence ATGAGTCAAGTATCTTATGACGTTAATGAAATGCCAAAACCAGGTTTATTATTAGGATTGTCATTTCAACATTTATTTGCTATGTTTGGATCCACTGTACTCGTACCGATCTTGGTAGGTATTGATCCATCAGTAGCTCTTTTATCAAGTGGCCTTGGAACATTAGCGCATTTATCTGTTACTAAGTATAAAATTCCTGCTTATATGGGTTCAAGTTTTGCTTATATTGCTGCAATGCAATTATTAATGAAAACAGATGGAATTGCAGCAGTTGCTCAAGGGGCTATTACAGGAGGTTTAGTATATCTCATTGTAGCCTTAATTGTAAGGTCAATTGGTAATGCTTGGATTGACAAAATATTACCACCTATTGTTGTTGGACCTATTGTAATGGTTATTGGTCTTAGCTTAGCATCAACAGCTGTTAGTGATGTTATGAACAAAAATGGTCACTATAATCTGCTTTATTTAATCATAGGACTTGTTACTTTACTAAGTGTTATTTTCTTTAATATTTATGGTAAAGGGATAATTGGTATCATTCCAATTCTACTTGGTTTAATTGTGGGTTATGTATTTGCCATAATTGCTGGCGCTGTCACTGGACAAGAAATCGTAAATTTTTCTCAAGTTGCTAGTGCAAATTGGTTAAGTATTCCTTCTATCTCTCTACCTTTTATCTCATATGGATTTAAATTATATCCAAGTGCCATCTTAACAATGGCTCCCATTGCCTTTGTAACAATGACAGAACATTTTGGTCACATTATGGTACTTAATAGTTTAACGGACCGCGATTATTTTAAAGACCCAGGATTAGATCATACACTTACTGGAGATGGTTTAGCACAAATTATTGCTGGATTTATTGGGGCTCCTCCTGTGACATCATATGGGGAAAATATTGGTGTAATGGCTTTGAATAAGATTTTCTCTGTCTACGTGATTGCTGGTGCTGCTGTGGTAGCTGTATTACTTAGTTTTATAGGTAAAATTTCTGCACTGATTCAATCCATACCAACACCAGTTATTGGTGGTATCTCAGTTGCTTTATTTGGTGTTATTGCTTCAAGTGGATTAAAAATATTAATTGAAGCAAAAGTAGATATGGACAAAAAGAAAAATTTATTGATTGCTAGTGTCATTCTAGTATCAGGAATAGGTGGTTTAATGCTTGAAGTTGCAGGTTTGCAAATCTCAGGTGTTGCGTTCTCAACATTACTCGGCATTATCTTATATCAAATTTTACCTGACAGATAG
- a CDS encoding aspartate carbamoyltransferase catalytic subunit, with protein sequence MAMTGNKVSLKHLVTMETLSNEEVMGLIKRGIEYKQLPEAEQLSRQYFAANLFFENSTRTHKSFEVAEKKLGLEVIDFEASTSSVNKGETLYDTILTMSAIGVDICVVRHPDVDYYKALIDSPTIQTAIVNGGDGSGQHPSQSLLDLMTIYEEFGHFENLNIVISGDIIHSRVAKSNMQILKRLGANIFFTGPEEWYDSSFDIYGKHVHIDDVIDQLDVLMLLRVQHERHDGSESFSKEAYHEQYGLTVERYKQLPDRSIVMHPAPVNRDVEIADSLVEAPKARIVRQMQNGVYVRMAILEAILNGKA encoded by the coding sequence ATGGCAATGACTGGAAACAAAGTATCTTTGAAACATTTAGTGACAATGGAAACTCTTTCTAATGAAGAAGTTATGGGTTTAATCAAAAGGGGTATTGAATATAAACAATTACCTGAAGCCGAACAGTTATCAAGACAATATTTTGCAGCAAATCTTTTCTTTGAAAATTCGACAAGAACTCATAAATCATTTGAAGTTGCAGAGAAAAAATTAGGACTTGAAGTGATTGACTTTGAAGCTAGTACAAGTTCTGTAAATAAGGGAGAAACCTTATATGATACGATCTTAACAATGAGTGCTATTGGAGTGGATATCTGTGTCGTTAGACATCCAGATGTTGATTATTATAAGGCATTAATTGATAGTCCAACGATACAAACTGCTATTGTTAATGGTGGTGATGGTTCAGGACAACATCCAAGTCAAAGCCTACTTGATTTAATGACCATATATGAAGAGTTTGGTCATTTTGAAAATTTAAATATTGTTATCTCAGGTGATATAATACATTCACGTGTAGCCAAGTCAAATATGCAGATACTGAAACGTTTGGGAGCTAATATCTTTTTTACTGGACCAGAAGAATGGTATGATTCATCATTTGATATTTATGGTAAACATGTACATATCGATGATGTCATTGATCAATTAGATGTCTTAATGTTATTAAGAGTTCAGCATGAAAGACATGACGGTTCAGAATCCTTTTCAAAAGAAGCTTATCATGAACAATATGGTCTAACTGTTGAACGTTATAAACAATTACCAGACCGTTCAATTGTCATGCATCCTGCTCCAGTAAATCGAGACGTTGAAATAGCAGATAGTTTAGTGGAAGCACCTAAAGCTAGAATTGTAAGACAAATGCAAAATGGCGTTTATGTTCGTATGGCTATTTTAGAAGCTATTTTAAATGGAAAAGCGTAA